From Dietzia sp. ANT_WB102, a single genomic window includes:
- a CDS encoding PhoH family protein yields MTDTVRTYVLDTSVLLSDPWAVTRFAEHHVVLPIAVISELEGKRNHPELGYFAREALRLLEDLRLRHGRLDGDLTITETGGTLRVELNHTDQAVLPSGFRDTGNDSRILACALNLRAEGADTVLVSKDVPLRVKAGSVGLPADEYHAQDVVLTGYSGVTDLVATQELVDTLFAEGRASSLAARAAGLGSGTEVHCGVRIQTESSSALARVTDDGGLRLVRGDVEVFGLRGRSAEQRIAIDCLLDESIGIVSLGGRAGTGKSALALCAGLESVLERRRHRKIVVFRPLYAVGGQELGYLPGSESEKMSPWSQAVFDTLEGLVSENVIDEVIDRDILEVLPLTHIRGRSLHDSFVIVDEAQSLERNVLLTVLSRLGTGSRVVLTHDVAQRDNLRVGRHDGIQAVVEKLKGHPLFAHVTLSRSERSAIAELVTTMLEEFHPDSTPGELRRIHAA; encoded by the coding sequence GTGACCGACACCGTACGTACCTACGTCCTCGACACCTCGGTTCTGCTGTCCGACCCGTGGGCCGTCACCCGCTTCGCCGAACACCACGTGGTGCTGCCCATCGCGGTCATCAGCGAACTGGAGGGCAAGCGCAACCATCCGGAACTGGGTTACTTCGCCCGCGAGGCCCTACGGCTGCTCGAGGATCTACGCCTGCGCCACGGGCGCCTCGACGGCGACCTGACCATCACCGAGACCGGCGGCACCCTCCGAGTCGAGCTCAACCACACCGACCAGGCGGTGCTGCCGTCCGGCTTCCGCGACACAGGTAACGACTCCAGGATCCTGGCATGCGCGCTCAATCTGCGGGCCGAGGGAGCCGACACCGTCCTGGTATCCAAGGACGTCCCGCTTCGAGTCAAGGCGGGTTCGGTGGGCCTGCCAGCCGACGAGTACCACGCCCAGGACGTCGTGCTCACCGGGTACAGCGGGGTCACCGATCTTGTGGCCACGCAGGAACTCGTCGACACGCTGTTCGCCGAGGGCAGGGCCTCCTCCCTCGCGGCCCGGGCCGCGGGACTGGGGAGTGGAACAGAGGTGCACTGTGGCGTACGGATCCAGACCGAGTCGTCGTCTGCGCTCGCCCGGGTCACCGACGATGGCGGGCTCCGGCTGGTCCGCGGCGACGTCGAGGTGTTCGGCCTGCGAGGTCGCTCGGCTGAGCAGCGCATCGCGATCGACTGTCTGCTCGACGAGTCGATCGGGATCGTCTCCCTCGGCGGCCGGGCAGGCACCGGCAAGTCGGCGCTGGCGCTGTGCGCAGGCCTCGAATCGGTCCTGGAACGGCGCCGACACCGGAAGATCGTCGTGTTCCGCCCGCTCTACGCCGTGGGCGGGCAGGAGCTGGGATACCTGCCCGGCAGCGAGTCAGAGAAGATGTCGCCCTGGTCGCAGGCCGTGTTCGACACCCTCGAGGGCTTGGTCAGCGAGAACGTCATCGACGAGGTGATCGACCGCGACATCCTCGAGGTACTGCCGCTGACCCACATCCGTGGACGGAGCCTGCACGATTCGTTCGTGATCGTCGACGAGGCGCAGTCGCTCGAGCGGAACGTTCTGCTCACCGTGCTCTCGCGACTGGGTACGGGGTCGCGGGTGGTGCTCACCCACGATGTGGCGCAGCGGGACAACCTGCGGGTCGGCCGGCACGACGGCATCCAGGCGGTGGTGGAGAAGCTCAAGGGACACCCACTGTTCGCTCACGTCACGCTGAGCCGCTCGGAACGCTCGGCGATCGCCGAACTCGTCACCACGATGCTCGAGGAATTCCATCCCGATAGCACGCCCGGGGAGTTGCGACGGATCCACGCCGCCTGA
- the xseA gene encoding exodeoxyribonuclease VII large subunit, which yields MTASSPRSPSSAEQPWPVRVVSDQIAAWIHRLGAVWVEGQITQLSLRPGTRTAFLTLRDPSVDNSLTLTCPPKLISESPVPVTEGSRVVVRGTPRFYTGRGSFSLQVSEIRPVGVGELLARIERLKQALAAEGLFDPRLKRPLPFLPMCVGLITGRASAAERDVVEVARGRWPDVRFAVRNTAVQGVSAVPQILDALAELDADPAVDVIILARGGGSVEDLLPFSDEALIRAISRCRTPVVSAIGHEPDSPLSDLVADLRAATPTDAAKRVVPDVIEERRRIAEARARTARALRGWVDRERNQLAAVRSRPCMSNPYGIVESRAEVVAEALRAARRDITRILDSQSTSLGHLSARLTTLGPAATLARGYAVVQSVAGSHDGRVVSSIADAPPGSQLRIRVSDGALSAAVLGSTPAAGRIAPPPDDPAPLDDTAPSGAPTPSDDPAPSGTPASTNTKEQS from the coding sequence GTGACGGCCTCGTCCCCGCGCTCCCCCAGCAGCGCCGAGCAGCCGTGGCCGGTCCGGGTGGTCTCAGACCAGATCGCGGCGTGGATCCACCGTCTGGGCGCAGTGTGGGTCGAGGGTCAGATCACCCAGTTGAGCCTCCGCCCCGGCACCCGGACCGCGTTCCTCACCTTGCGCGACCCCTCGGTGGACAACTCGCTCACGCTCACTTGCCCGCCCAAGCTCATCTCGGAGTCGCCGGTGCCGGTCACCGAGGGCAGCCGAGTAGTGGTGCGCGGAACGCCCCGCTTCTACACGGGCCGCGGCTCGTTCTCACTGCAGGTGTCGGAGATCCGCCCGGTGGGCGTGGGCGAACTCCTGGCCCGCATCGAGCGGCTCAAGCAGGCACTGGCAGCGGAGGGGCTGTTCGATCCCCGACTCAAACGACCCCTGCCGTTCCTGCCCATGTGCGTCGGCCTGATCACCGGACGGGCGAGCGCCGCCGAGCGCGACGTCGTCGAGGTGGCCCGCGGCCGCTGGCCGGACGTCCGCTTCGCCGTGCGCAACACCGCCGTGCAGGGAGTATCGGCGGTGCCGCAGATTCTCGACGCGCTGGCCGAGCTCGACGCCGACCCCGCTGTCGACGTCATCATCCTCGCCCGCGGCGGCGGGTCGGTCGAGGATCTGCTCCCGTTTTCCGACGAGGCGCTCATCCGCGCGATCTCGCGGTGCCGCACCCCGGTGGTCTCCGCGATCGGGCACGAGCCCGACTCTCCGTTGTCGGACCTGGTCGCCGACCTTCGCGCCGCCACCCCCACCGACGCGGCCAAACGCGTGGTCCCCGACGTGATCGAGGAGCGCCGCCGCATCGCCGAGGCCCGGGCCCGTACCGCCAGGGCCCTGCGCGGGTGGGTGGACCGGGAGCGCAACCAGCTGGCCGCGGTGCGATCGCGCCCGTGCATGTCGAACCCGTACGGGATCGTGGAATCACGTGCGGAAGTCGTCGCCGAGGCACTCCGTGCCGCGCGACGCGACATCACCCGGATCCTCGACTCCCAGTCCACCTCGCTCGGCCACCTGTCCGCCCGGCTCACCACCCTCGGCCCCGCCGCCACGCTGGCCCGGGGCTACGCGGTGGTCCAGTCCGTCGCCGGCAGTCACGACGGCCGGGTGGTCTCGTCGATCGCCGACGCCCCGCCCGGGTCGCAGTTGCGTATCCGCGTCTCCGACGGCGCGCTGTCCGCGGCGGTTCTCGGATCGACCCCCGCCGCCGGCCGGATCGCCCCGCCCCCCGACGACCCGGCACCCCTCGACGACACAGCGCCCTCCGGCGCCCCGACTCCTTCCGACGACCCGGCGCCGTCCGGAACCCCGGCATCCACGAACACCAAGGAGCAGTCCTGA
- a CDS encoding LGFP repeat-containing protein, whose product MSRRSSLASALSIVTASVVVLSACGEQTPGGLPDRGRNHTGTEQDGTDQNVADPATGGSGAQHAAGSDANDPIVVKIGDVEFLTNMAIYRRYNDAKETPLALQAPVAPAEVLDGGKKQDFVDGTIYWSPGTGAQIVRGQILATYLDNGGPTGRLGWPVGDETAEDAAIYSDFERGQIRLQDQAIRVIEHTG is encoded by the coding sequence ATGTCCCGACGCTCGTCGCTGGCGTCCGCGCTGTCGATCGTCACCGCAAGTGTGGTGGTGTTGTCCGCGTGTGGCGAACAGACACCGGGCGGACTGCCGGACCGGGGACGGAACCACACCGGTACCGAACAGGACGGCACCGACCAGAATGTTGCCGACCCGGCGACAGGCGGGTCGGGGGCCCAGCACGCGGCCGGTTCCGATGCGAACGATCCGATCGTCGTCAAGATCGGAGATGTCGAGTTCCTCACGAACATGGCCATCTACCGCCGTTACAACGACGCCAAGGAGACCCCACTCGCGCTTCAGGCCCCCGTCGCTCCGGCAGAGGTGCTCGACGGAGGGAAGAAACAGGACTTCGTCGATGGCACCATCTATTGGTCACCGGGGACCGGGGCGCAGATCGTCCGCGGGCAGATCCTCGCGACCTATCTGGACAACGGCGGACCCACCGGCCGGTTGGGGTGGCCGGTGGGCGACGAGACCGCCGAGGACGCGGCGATCTACTCCGACTTCGAGCGTGGGCAGATCCGCCTGCAGGACCAGGCCATCCGGGTGATCGAGCACACCGGCTGA
- a CDS encoding AI-2E family transporter, with amino-acid sequence MNDEPKPRPPVEDQEQHVDRSVLIGLGGRWVTDWALRLAILLVAGWLVARIGGALWVGILPLLLALIVSTVLWPPTGWMVRHGIPKALAALVSVLGSLGAIAAILALIAPSIVDQSVKLADQTSQAIGEVQDWLRGPPLNIRDEQLDGVLSQLSSTLQDRGDQIANGVFTGVTAVGSVMVTLVLVLVLTFFFIKDGPRFLPLVRRISGRTAGRHLTEVLTRSWNTLGGYIRTQAIVSFVDAFFIGLALVLLGVPLAWALAVITFLAGFIPIVGAFTAGALAVLIALVANGLTTAVIVLVVIILVQQLESNVLQPILQSKAMNLHPVVILLGVAAGGTLFGIIGAFLAVPILAVVAVVLRYLGEQIDLRTGDVTASDLASATDEGRLTAWLGEMSSSRFAPLRKSSSAIMAGMIDERPDIVVPDGAAAAPRGASTTFAGDDDELSSESGAASPGFSDDPLPEPGPVDSKAVSGDRPSPREQEEAKPNPLRRFGRFLARRLGG; translated from the coding sequence ATGAACGACGAGCCTAAACCGCGTCCCCCTGTTGAGGATCAGGAGCAGCATGTAGACCGGTCCGTTCTCATCGGGTTGGGCGGGCGGTGGGTCACGGACTGGGCCCTCCGGCTGGCCATCCTGCTCGTCGCGGGCTGGCTGGTCGCGCGGATTGGCGGCGCGCTGTGGGTGGGCATCCTTCCGCTCTTGTTGGCCCTCATTGTTTCGACCGTTCTGTGGCCACCGACGGGATGGATGGTGCGGCACGGTATCCCGAAGGCCCTGGCAGCCCTGGTGTCTGTTCTCGGATCGTTAGGCGCCATCGCGGCGATACTCGCGCTCATCGCCCCGTCAATCGTCGATCAGAGTGTCAAGCTGGCTGATCAGACCTCGCAAGCAATCGGCGAGGTTCAGGATTGGCTGCGTGGCCCGCCACTCAATATCCGGGACGAGCAACTCGACGGCGTCCTGAGCCAGCTCAGCTCGACGCTGCAGGATCGGGGGGACCAGATCGCCAACGGGGTCTTCACCGGCGTCACGGCCGTGGGTTCGGTGATGGTCACACTCGTTCTGGTGTTGGTTCTGACGTTCTTCTTCATCAAGGACGGACCGAGGTTCCTGCCGTTGGTCCGCCGCATCTCCGGGCGCACCGCGGGACGACACCTCACCGAGGTTCTCACTCGTAGCTGGAACACGCTCGGCGGTTACATTCGCACACAGGCGATCGTGTCGTTCGTTGACGCATTCTTCATTGGTCTGGCCCTTGTCCTGCTGGGCGTACCGCTTGCCTGGGCGCTGGCTGTCATCACCTTCTTGGCCGGGTTTATCCCCATCGTCGGCGCGTTCACTGCCGGTGCGTTGGCGGTCCTGATCGCACTCGTCGCCAATGGCCTGACCACTGCGGTCATCGTGCTTGTCGTCATCATCTTGGTGCAGCAACTCGAGAGCAATGTTCTTCAGCCGATCCTGCAGTCGAAGGCGATGAATCTGCACCCGGTGGTCATCCTGCTGGGGGTCGCTGCGGGTGGCACATTGTTCGGCATCATCGGCGCATTCCTCGCGGTGCCGATCTTGGCAGTGGTCGCGGTCGTGCTGCGGTATCTCGGTGAACAGATCGACCTGCGGACCGGTGACGTCACTGCCTCGGACCTGGCATCCGCCACGGACGAGGGGCGCTTGACCGCGTGGCTCGGGGAGATGTCGAGCTCGCGGTTCGCGCCGCTGCGCAAGAGCAGCAGCGCGATCATGGCCGGGATGATCGACGAACGTCCCGATATCGTCGTGCCCGATGGCGCCGCGGCGGCGCCACGGGGTGCGTCGACCACCTTCGCTGGTGACGACGACGAGTTGAGCAGCGAATCCGGCGCCGCCTCACCGGGATTCTCCGATGATCCTCTGCCAGAGCCAGGCCCCGTGGATTCGAAGGCGGTCAGCGGCGACCGTCCTTCACCCCGGGAGCAGGAGGAGGCCAAGCCCAACCCGTTGCGGCGATTCGGCCGTTTCCTCGCACGTCGCCTGGGAGGTTAG
- a CDS encoding exodeoxyribonuclease VII small subunit has protein sequence MSDEQTPVSELGYEQARDELIEVVRILEAGGQDLDASLALWERGEELAARCTEHLDGARARIDAVLGDDDTRDSGRS, from the coding sequence ATGTCCGACGAGCAGACCCCCGTCTCCGAGCTGGGGTACGAGCAGGCCCGCGACGAGCTGATCGAGGTGGTCCGCATCCTCGAGGCGGGTGGCCAGGACCTGGACGCCTCGCTGGCGTTGTGGGAGCGGGGCGAGGAACTCGCCGCGCGGTGCACCGAGCATCTCGACGGTGCCCGTGCGCGCATCGACGCCGTCCTGGGTGACGACGACACGCGCGACTCGGGCCGGAGCTGA
- a CDS encoding class II fumarate hydratase encodes MADQTEFRIEHDTMGEVRVPVDALWRAQTQRAVENFPVSGSGLERAQIRALGLLKSACAIVNGRLGLLDRVKVDAIVAAAGRIAEGELDEHFPVDVFQTGSGTSSNMNTNEVIASLCAAEGVTVHPNDDVNMSQSSNDTFPTATHVAATEVVIADLVPALGTLAESLEAKAEQWREVVKPGRTHLMDAVPVTLGQEFAGFARQIRAGIERVCGTLPRVGELPIGGTAAGTGLNAPDGFGSAVVEELRSLTGLEDLRLAVDPFEAQSARDGLVELSGALRTIAVSLTKIANDIRWMGSGPMTGLSEVHLPDLQPGSSIMPGKVNPVLCETVAQVAAQVVGNDAAVAWAGASGAFELNTAIPVMARNVLESVRILANSSTLFAERCIDGIEPDADRMRRLAESSPSIVTPLNSAIGYEEAARVAKHALAEEITIREAVIALGFVPDALSEDELDRRLDVLGMTGLDRER; translated from the coding sequence ATGGCCGATCAGACTGAATTCCGTATCGAACACGACACGATGGGCGAGGTCCGGGTGCCGGTCGACGCGCTCTGGCGGGCACAGACCCAGCGCGCCGTCGAGAACTTCCCTGTCTCCGGCAGCGGGCTCGAGCGGGCGCAGATCCGTGCGCTCGGCCTCCTCAAGTCCGCCTGTGCGATTGTCAACGGCCGCCTGGGGCTGCTCGACCGGGTCAAGGTCGACGCGATCGTCGCCGCAGCCGGCCGCATCGCCGAGGGCGAACTCGACGAGCACTTCCCCGTAGACGTGTTCCAGACCGGTTCGGGCACCAGCTCCAACATGAACACCAACGAGGTCATCGCTTCGCTGTGCGCGGCCGAGGGTGTGACCGTGCACCCCAACGACGACGTCAACATGTCGCAGTCGTCCAACGACACCTTCCCGACCGCCACCCATGTCGCGGCGACCGAGGTCGTCATCGCCGATCTCGTCCCCGCCCTCGGAACCCTCGCCGAGTCCCTCGAGGCCAAGGCCGAGCAGTGGCGCGAGGTGGTCAAGCCGGGCCGCACCCACCTGATGGACGCCGTCCCCGTGACGCTCGGGCAGGAGTTCGCCGGTTTCGCCCGCCAGATCCGCGCGGGCATCGAGCGCGTCTGCGGGACGCTGCCCCGCGTCGGGGAGCTACCGATCGGCGGCACCGCCGCGGGCACCGGGCTCAACGCCCCGGACGGCTTCGGCTCCGCGGTCGTCGAAGAACTGCGTTCCCTCACCGGCCTTGAGGATCTCCGTCTCGCGGTGGATCCATTCGAGGCCCAGTCCGCTCGCGACGGACTGGTCGAACTCTCCGGTGCGCTCCGGACTATCGCCGTCTCGCTGACCAAGATTGCGAACGACATCCGGTGGATGGGCTCGGGGCCCATGACGGGACTGTCCGAGGTTCACCTGCCGGACCTGCAGCCGGGGTCGTCGATCATGCCCGGCAAGGTCAATCCGGTGCTGTGCGAGACGGTCGCGCAGGTCGCCGCCCAGGTCGTGGGCAACGACGCGGCCGTGGCCTGGGCCGGCGCGAGCGGCGCCTTCGAGCTCAACACGGCCATCCCGGTGATGGCGCGAAACGTGCTCGAGTCGGTGCGGATCCTAGCGAACTCGTCCACGCTCTTCGCTGAGCGCTGCATCGACGGGATCGAGCCGGACGCGGACCGCATGCGCCGCCTTGCCGAGTCCTCCCCCTCGATCGTGACCCCGCTGAACTCGGCGATCGGCTACGAGGAGGCCGCCCGAGTCGCTAAGCACGCTCTCGCCGAGGAGATCACGATTCGAGAGGCCGTCATCGCGCTGGGCTTCGTCCCGGACGCGTTGTCCGAGGATGAGCTCGACCGACGCCTTGACGTCCTGGGCATGACCGGCCTCGACCGCGAGCGCTGA
- a CDS encoding DUF6542 domain-containing protein, translated as MSRRRSGRVPADERSVVSSRRGLPAWTAVLLAVAISLTGVAIDSVSGTLGAGFTVAFFLGCLVSVLAVARRSVFVAGVQPPIIMALLVPVVYVISGVGAGVDVFSRTQLVSIILPLATRFPLMLTTTIVVVAIALIRAFVLEPRPRTARPATPLIQRSAPAHARR; from the coding sequence GTGAGTAGACGCAGGAGTGGACGGGTGCCGGCGGACGAGCGGTCCGTGGTGTCGTCGCGGCGCGGGCTGCCGGCCTGGACCGCGGTCCTTCTCGCCGTCGCCATCTCGTTGACCGGGGTGGCGATCGACTCGGTCTCGGGGACCCTCGGCGCGGGATTCACCGTCGCGTTCTTTCTCGGCTGCCTGGTGTCCGTGCTCGCGGTCGCCCGTCGCTCGGTGTTCGTCGCCGGCGTGCAGCCCCCGATCATCATGGCCCTGCTGGTGCCGGTGGTCTATGTCATCTCCGGGGTCGGCGCGGGGGTGGACGTCTTTTCGCGGACCCAGCTGGTCTCCATCATCCTGCCGTTGGCGACCCGCTTCCCGCTGATGCTCACCACGACGATCGTGGTGGTCGCGATCGCGCTTATCCGCGCTTTTGTGTTGGAGCCGAGACCGCGGACCGCGCGCCCGGCGACACCCCTCATCCAGCGCAGCGCCCCGGCGCACGCCCGCCGCTGA
- the ychF gene encoding redox-regulated ATPase YchF yields MSLTLGIVGLPNVGKSTLFNALTNNDVLAANYPFATIEPNVGVVDLPDPRLKRLAEIFGSERILPAVVSFVDIAGIVKGASTGEGMGNKFLANIREADAICQVVRVFDDPDVIHVDGKVDPMADIEVIATELILADLETIEKAIPRLEKESRKDKSVVALLEEVRKAQTVLEDGRTLFKAQDEVDRALLRDLHLMTAKPFLYVFNADEAVLTNEERQAELRAAVAPADAVFLDAKVEAELLELDEDDAMELLESIGQHEPGLNALARAGFHTLGLQTYLTAGPKEARAWTIRKGDTAPKAAGVIHTDFEKGFIKAEIVSFSDLDAAGSMAAAKAAGRVRMEGKDYVMADGDVVEFRFNV; encoded by the coding sequence GTGAGCCTCACCCTCGGAATCGTCGGACTGCCCAACGTCGGTAAGTCGACCCTGTTCAACGCCCTGACGAACAACGACGTCCTCGCTGCGAACTACCCGTTCGCCACCATCGAGCCCAACGTCGGAGTGGTCGATCTGCCGGACCCCCGCTTGAAGCGACTCGCCGAGATCTTCGGTTCTGAGCGGATCCTGCCCGCCGTGGTCTCGTTCGTCGACATCGCGGGCATCGTCAAGGGCGCCAGCACCGGCGAGGGGATGGGAAACAAGTTCCTCGCCAACATCCGGGAGGCCGACGCCATCTGCCAGGTCGTGCGCGTCTTCGACGACCCGGACGTGATCCACGTCGACGGCAAGGTCGACCCGATGGCCGACATCGAGGTGATTGCCACCGAGTTGATCCTCGCTGACCTGGAGACCATCGAGAAGGCGATCCCGCGGCTCGAGAAGGAGTCCCGCAAGGACAAATCTGTCGTCGCGCTGCTGGAGGAAGTCCGCAAGGCCCAGACCGTGCTGGAAGACGGACGCACCCTGTTCAAGGCCCAAGATGAGGTGGACCGCGCCCTGTTGCGGGACCTGCACCTCATGACTGCCAAGCCGTTCCTCTACGTGTTCAACGCCGACGAGGCCGTGCTGACCAACGAGGAGCGACAGGCCGAACTGCGCGCCGCGGTGGCCCCCGCCGACGCGGTGTTCCTCGACGCGAAGGTCGAGGCCGAACTCCTCGAGCTGGACGAGGATGACGCCATGGAACTGCTGGAGTCGATCGGTCAACACGAGCCGGGCCTCAATGCGCTGGCCCGCGCCGGTTTCCACACCCTGGGCTTGCAGACCTACCTCACCGCCGGTCCCAAGGAGGCACGCGCCTGGACCATCCGCAAGGGCGACACCGCCCCCAAGGCTGCCGGCGTGATCCACACCGACTTTGAGAAGGGCTTCATCAAGGCCGAGATCGTCTCGTTCTCCGACCTCGACGCGGCTGGATCGATGGCCGCAGCCAAGGCCGCCGGCCGGGTGCGCATGGAGGGCAAGGACTACGTCATGGCCGACGGCGACGTGGTGGAATTCCGCTTCAACGTGTGA
- a CDS encoding DUF4245 domain-containing protein, with product MAEAKPRILQGNRDMFWSVVVLMVICGVFAGVAGLCTFSPSGPQQGQIPDFDARASLTQDARSLDFPIRSPEVPESWTANSGRVQGFAGTMSSHVGWVTGERSYVELVQSDAPEDAFRSLNGGPRPSRTIVPVSGREWAVFTGDDVRPVWVLDLNEVRIAVTGSAPTSDFETLAAAAQAATPLPTR from the coding sequence GTGGCCGAGGCGAAACCGAGAATCCTGCAGGGCAACCGCGACATGTTCTGGTCGGTGGTGGTGCTCATGGTGATCTGTGGCGTCTTCGCCGGCGTGGCGGGGCTGTGCACCTTCAGCCCCTCCGGCCCGCAGCAGGGCCAAATCCCCGACTTCGACGCCCGGGCCTCCCTCACCCAGGACGCCCGGAGCCTTGACTTCCCGATCCGTTCACCGGAGGTCCCCGAGAGCTGGACGGCCAATTCCGGTCGCGTCCAAGGCTTCGCCGGGACCATGTCGAGCCACGTCGGCTGGGTGACAGGCGAACGCAGCTACGTCGAGCTCGTCCAGTCCGACGCCCCCGAGGACGCGTTCCGATCCCTGAACGGCGGACCGAGGCCCAGCCGCACGATCGTGCCGGTCTCCGGCCGCGAGTGGGCCGTCTTCACCGGGGACGACGTCCGGCCTGTGTGGGTACTCGACCTGAACGAGGTCCGCATCGCCGTCACCGGCTCCGCGCCGACCTCGGATTTCGAGACGCTCGCCGCAGCCGCGCAGGCCGCCACGCCGCTTCCTACGCGGTAG
- a CDS encoding 4-hydroxy-3-methylbut-2-enyl diphosphate reductase, producing the protein MTEQTDMIAEPATKRVLLAEPRGYCAGVDRAVETVEKALAKHGAPLYVRKEIVHNKHVVESFTDQGVIFVDETDEVPRGANLVFSAHGISPAVRESARQLELKTFDATCPLVTKVHTEVKRFAREGYLILLVGHEGHEEVEGTAGEAPDVVTLVDGPESVDALDIPVDTENLIWLSQTTLSVDETMETVRRLKQKYPTLIDPPSDDICYATQNRQTAVKTMAPQCDLVIVVGSQNSSNSVRLVEVALQAGARDAHLVDYAKEIDTSWFEGVTTVGVTSGASVPEILVRGVVDLLADHGYSDVSTVRTAQETITFSLPRELRPAKKA; encoded by the coding sequence ATGACCGAGCAGACCGACATGATCGCCGAACCGGCAACCAAGCGGGTACTACTCGCGGAACCGCGCGGCTACTGTGCCGGCGTCGACCGAGCCGTCGAGACGGTCGAAAAAGCCCTGGCCAAGCACGGGGCACCGCTGTACGTCCGTAAGGAAATCGTCCACAACAAGCACGTGGTGGAGTCCTTCACCGACCAGGGAGTGATATTCGTCGACGAGACCGACGAGGTCCCGCGCGGGGCCAACCTCGTGTTCTCCGCGCACGGGATCTCGCCCGCCGTCCGGGAGAGCGCCCGACAGCTGGAGCTCAAAACCTTCGACGCCACCTGCCCCCTGGTGACCAAGGTGCACACCGAGGTAAAGCGGTTCGCGCGGGAGGGTTACCTCATCCTCCTGGTGGGGCACGAGGGCCACGAGGAGGTCGAGGGGACCGCGGGCGAGGCGCCCGACGTTGTGACACTCGTCGACGGACCCGAGTCGGTCGACGCGCTGGACATCCCGGTGGACACCGAGAATCTGATCTGGCTCTCGCAGACCACGCTCAGCGTGGACGAGACCATGGAGACCGTGCGGCGCCTCAAGCAGAAGTACCCCACGCTCATCGACCCGCCCTCGGACGACATCTGCTACGCCACCCAGAACCGCCAGACCGCGGTCAAAACCATGGCCCCGCAGTGTGACCTGGTGATCGTCGTGGGATCGCAGAACTCCTCCAACTCCGTGCGGTTGGTGGAGGTGGCCCTGCAGGCAGGAGCCCGCGACGCCCACCTCGTCGACTACGCCAAGGAGATCGACACGTCCTGGTTCGAGGGCGTCACCACGGTCGGGGTGACCTCAGGCGCCTCCGTGCCCGAGATCCTCGTCCGCGGCGTGGTGGACCTCCTCGCCGACCACGGCTACAGCGACGTCTCCACCGTGCGCACGGCGCAGGAGACCATCACCTTCTCGCTGCCCCGGGAACTGCGGCCAGCCAAGAAGGCTTAA
- the glpX gene encoding class II fructose-bisphosphatase has translation MSQTKRPDRNLAMELVRVTEAAALAAGRWVGRGDKNGGDGAAVDAMRELISTVDMDGVVVIGEGEKDEAPMLFNGEHVGTGDGPAVDVAVDPIDGTRLMAEGRPNSIAVIAVAERGSMFDPSAVFYMRKIAVGPDAVGKIDLSKSTEWNIRSVAKAKNIDVGDMTVCVLDRPRHEDLIAEIRAAGAKVRLIMDGDVAGGVAAASDDSSVDMLMGIGGTPEGIITACAMKCMGGEIQGQLWPQDDAERQKAVDAGLDVDAILGTDDLVKGDNCFFAATGITNGDMVRGVSYRSNGAVTRSLVMRSKSGTVRHVEGRHKMEKLREFSAVDYGQSAGDH, from the coding sequence ATGTCACAGACCAAGCGCCCCGATCGAAATCTTGCCATGGAGCTGGTCCGTGTGACCGAGGCCGCCGCCCTCGCTGCAGGGCGATGGGTGGGTCGTGGCGACAAGAACGGTGGCGACGGCGCCGCGGTGGACGCCATGCGCGAGCTCATCTCCACCGTCGATATGGACGGCGTCGTGGTGATCGGAGAGGGCGAGAAGGACGAGGCGCCCATGCTCTTCAACGGCGAGCATGTCGGTACCGGCGACGGACCGGCCGTCGACGTCGCGGTGGACCCCATCGACGGCACCCGTCTCATGGCCGAAGGCCGACCCAACTCGATCGCGGTGATCGCCGTCGCAGAGCGCGGTTCCATGTTCGACCCGTCTGCGGTGTTCTACATGCGGAAGATTGCCGTGGGCCCGGACGCGGTCGGCAAGATCGACCTGTCTAAGTCCACAGAGTGGAACATCCGGTCGGTCGCCAAGGCCAAGAACATCGATGTCGGGGACATGACGGTGTGTGTCCTGGACCGGCCGCGCCACGAGGATCTCATCGCCGAAATCCGTGCCGCCGGCGCGAAGGTCCGGCTGATCATGGACGGCGACGTCGCCGGCGGCGTGGCCGCGGCCTCCGACGACAGCTCAGTGGACATGCTCATGGGGATCGGCGGCACACCGGAGGGGATCATCACTGCCTGCGCCATGAAGTGCATGGGAGGCGAGATCCAGGGCCAGCTGTGGCCGCAGGACGATGCCGAACGTCAGAAGGCGGTCGACGCCGGGCTGGACGTCGACGCGATCCTCGGAACGGACGACCTCGTCAAGGGTGACAATTGCTTCTTCGCCGCCACCGGCATCACGAACGGCGACATGGTCCGCGGCGTGAGCTACCGCTCCAACGGCGCGGTCACCCGCTCGCTGGTCATGCGGTCCAAGTCGGGCACCGTCCGCCACGTCGAGGGCCGACACAAGATGGAGAAGCTTCGCGAGTTCTCCGCCGTGGACTACGGGCAGAGCGCCGGCGACCACTGA